From the Acetobacter aceti genome, one window contains:
- a CDS encoding HAD hydrolase-like protein — protein MTAHPLAGSSVLFDLDGTIIDSRAGIVATIRKVIRELGHDPDLDQDLTWVVGPPLRDLIGEVLRHYGDDRCDHAMACYRWHYEAEGMFQTPVFPGMREAIATIKEAGASLYIATSKPRTLARAILERAGLLTEFREVYGARPDDSGAEKPELIASVLSDHGIEKHHAIMLGDRRFDISGAHANAIRAIGIAWGYGGEGELVSAGAEAIAEMPADLPTLVSGQLEAALKHVHA, from the coding sequence ATGACAGCGCACCCTCTTGCCGGTTCCTCGGTTCTTTTCGATCTCGATGGAACAATCATCGACTCCCGTGCAGGGATCGTCGCAACAATCCGTAAAGTGATCCGCGAGCTTGGCCATGATCCTGATCTGGATCAGGATCTCACCTGGGTCGTGGGGCCGCCGCTGAGAGATCTGATTGGAGAGGTTCTCCGGCATTATGGCGATGACCGCTGTGACCACGCGATGGCGTGTTACCGATGGCATTACGAAGCCGAGGGCATGTTCCAGACGCCTGTTTTCCCGGGAATGCGGGAGGCGATAGCAACCATCAAAGAGGCGGGCGCCTCCCTCTATATTGCGACATCCAAACCCAGAACGCTGGCTCGCGCCATCCTTGAACGTGCGGGACTGTTGACAGAATTCCGGGAAGTCTATGGCGCCCGTCCGGATGACAGCGGCGCGGAAAAGCCGGAACTGATCGCCTCCGTCCTGTCCGATCACGGGATTGAAAAGCATCACGCCATCATGCTCGGAGATCGACGGTTCGATATCTCCGGCGCGCACGCCAACGCCATCCGGGCCATTGGCATCGCGTGGGGTTATGGTGGAGAAGGTGAGCTGGTCAGTGCTGGCGCGGAAGCCATTGCTGAAATGCCGGCCGATCTACCCACGCTTGTCTCCGGGCAACTGGAAGCCGCCCTGAAACATGTTCATGCCTAG
- a CDS encoding VOC family protein, with amino-acid sequence MFSHIMLGSNDIERSRKFYDAIFAAIGGAPATLNPKGRLVYSHNGQRLVIGKPLNGEPATGGNGSTVGFAIETPEKIDAWWKAGGENGGVQIEDPPGVRKNATGDLYLAYLRDPDGNKLCALHSM; translated from the coding sequence ATGTTCAGCCACATCATGCTTGGCAGTAACGACATCGAAAGATCACGCAAATTCTACGACGCCATCTTCGCGGCAATCGGTGGCGCACCGGCAACCCTGAATCCAAAGGGACGCCTCGTTTACAGCCATAACGGCCAGCGTCTCGTCATCGGCAAGCCTCTCAATGGCGAACCCGCCACCGGAGGCAACGGCTCGACCGTCGGTTTCGCGATCGAGACGCCGGAAAAGATCGACGCATGGTGGAAAGCCGGTGGCGAGAACGGTGGTGTCCAGATCGAAGACCCGCCAGGCGTACGCAAGAATGCGACGGGTGACCTGTATCTCGCCTATCTGCGTGATCCAGACGGCAACAAGCTCTGCGCCCTGCATTCCATGTAA
- a CDS encoding cupin codes for MIKPGTIFAGLAGLLSVVGMARADETPPHPTMWYWHNWSDHDGISHMTHCPIRNFDLKTMSKPAGPQWQDRLKEGPAQVIFTVQPAHWDGAWHPDPKVQWIVPLKGSWYVTAMDGHKVVMGPGEVSLGEDQLSRKDQQGHIGHDAGNVGDDPVELMVVQTSDTPTSDQPCRFK; via the coding sequence ATGATAAAGCCCGGAACGATTTTTGCCGGACTGGCGGGTCTGCTCAGTGTCGTCGGAATGGCGCGGGCCGATGAGACGCCGCCTCACCCGACCATGTGGTACTGGCATAACTGGAGCGATCACGACGGTATCAGTCACATGACACACTGCCCGATCCGTAACTTTGATCTGAAAACCATGTCGAAACCGGCTGGACCGCAGTGGCAGGATCGTCTGAAGGAAGGCCCGGCTCAGGTGATCTTCACTGTGCAACCAGCGCACTGGGACGGAGCATGGCATCCCGATCCGAAAGTACAGTGGATCGTCCCGCTCAAAGGGTCCTGGTACGTAACGGCCATGGATGGGCACAAAGTCGTCATGGGACCGGGTGAGGTCTCGTTGGGTGAGGATCAGCTCAGCCGCAAGGACCAGCAGGGCCATATCGGGCATGACGCAGGAAATGTGGGTGATGACCCGGTCGAGTTGATGGTTGTTCAAACCAGTGACACACCAACCAGCGACCAGCCCTGCCGTTTCAAATAA
- a CDS encoding VOC family protein, with protein MKETEDCSGLPRGIDHVGVTVPDINAALGFLEKAFGAVPLYRNVTPDHPQEGSKVEKILDLVPGTVVKEMCMVALGQGPCIELFEMHGPEQHSALRPCDFGLQHFAVYVDDIEAGCARFTEAGGVLMTEPQKQPSLEEGPGNLFCYGKTPWGMIVELLATPSRERFDAVSPEKRYQPPRRQSGKAE; from the coding sequence ATGAAAGAGACCGAAGATTGTTCAGGTCTGCCACGCGGGATTGATCATGTCGGTGTGACTGTCCCTGACATCAACGCGGCTCTGGGTTTTCTGGAAAAAGCCTTCGGAGCTGTTCCGCTTTACCGCAATGTGACGCCGGATCACCCGCAGGAGGGAAGTAAGGTCGAAAAGATTCTGGACCTTGTACCCGGAACGGTCGTGAAAGAAATGTGCATGGTTGCGCTGGGGCAGGGGCCTTGTATCGAACTTTTTGAAATGCACGGCCCGGAACAGCATTCCGCCCTGCGCCCCTGCGATTTCGGGCTTCAGCATTTCGCGGTCTATGTTGACGATATCGAAGCAGGATGCGCCCGTTTCACTGAAGCCGGGGGTGTTCTGATGACAGAGCCGCAGAAGCAGCCTTCACTGGAAGAAGGGCCGGGCAACCTGTTCTGCTACGGAAAGACACCCTGGGGCATGATTGTCGAACTGTTGGCTACCCCTAGCAGGGAGCGCTTTGATGCGGTGTCACCCGAAAAACGCTATCAGCCTCCGCGCAGGCAGTCTGGAAAAGCAGAATGA